CCCTGACTGCCCTGCTCAGCGGCGCGTGGCTGGCCTCCAGCATGTTCCTGCTGGGTCTGGGCTGGAATCTGTGCTTTGTGGCAGGCAGCAAAGCCCTGACCCGCTTTTCCGGCGTACAGGGCAGAGTGGACGCGCTGGGCTACCTGTCGGCGGCCATCGGCACGCTGGTGGGCGGGAGCGTCATCGCCCACTGGGGTTTCGCGCCGCTGTCGATGGCCTGCGCCATTCTCGCGCTGCTGCCGCTGCTGAGTGCCTACAAGACGCGCCCGGTCAGGGGGCTTGTTCGCGTGTAATGCGTGTGTGGCTTGTGGAAAAGGCCCGGCCATCTTGCCGCACCCTCGAATTCCTGGCTGTTCCTACACGCTACACGCCACGTGCCACACACCCATTCACCTCATCCTGTCGCGAATCTCCTGCAAGGTTTCCTCGAAAGCGTCCAGAAATTCGTCTTCCAAAGTGAAGTCGCGCACCAGCTGATCCTGCTCGGAGGCGGCCTGTTCGCGTGTCCAGCGCACGCGGGCGTTTCGGGCGCTCGATACGTTGCCCTTGCCTGCCACGAAGCGGGCCGCGTGCCGCACAGCCTCGGCAGGGTCTTCGGTGGGAGCCACGACCGACAGGTTTCTCAGGCCGCCCCGGTCGTTCACCAGGCTGGCCGTGACCTCGGTCCGCACGCCGCTTCTTGCCAGGAAGACCTGATCGACCCGCCACATCGCCGTCGCCCGGATCGGTTCCGGCTCGCTTCTTGTTCGGGGGGGCCGCCTCGCCATTTCACAGGACTATACAGAAGTGCCGGGGCTGAAGGGGCGGGATGAGGAAAACCAGTACATCGGCCCTTCGCCTTAGTTCGGCGGCTCCCAGGTGCGGGCGTCTTCCAGGCCCAGCAGCACCCGCCCAGCTCCCTCGGCCAGCGCTTCGAGTTCCAGGTCGCCGGGAATGACCGTGACCGGCGCGATCCAGGCCACGCGGCGCTCGATTCGGTCGATCAGGCTTTCCCAGCGGGCAATGCCGCCCGACAGCGCCAGAGCGTCGGGGCGGGCGGGCAGCGCGGCGCTGTAGGCTCCCAGCGCCTTGCAGACCTGATGCACAAACACCTCGGCGGCGGCACGGATACGCGGATCGGCCCGCTCCTGGCGCTCCAGTTCGCGCAGATCGCTGCTGCCCGTCAGCCCCCAGAAGCCCGCCTCCTGAGACAGCCGCCGTTCCAGTTCGCCGCGCTCCAGACCGTAAGCCAGCCCCAGCAGGCCCGGCAGTGGCATCGGCCCGGCACGGGTGGCCCCGAACGGCCCCTCACCCTGCCCGATACCGCTGGTGTCGATGGCGCGTCCCTGGTCGAAAGCCGTCACACTGATATTGACGCCCAGATGCGCCACCACCACGCGGGCGCGGTGAAAGGGTTTGCCCACCTCGTAGGCGGCGCGGCGGCCCACGGCGCGGGCGTTCAGCGCATGGAAGTGGTGCTCGCGCTGAACGCCCGGAAATCCGCTCTCCCGCGCTTCGGGAAGCAGTTCGTTCACGCTGGGCGGATCGACGATCAGGGCGGGAACGCCGTACACCTGCGCCAGACCGAGTGCCAGCGCTGCCCCCACGTTTCCGGAGTGCTGCCCCGACAGCCCGGCCAGCGCGTGCGCCGCCAGTTCCGGCGTGACCGAATATGTGCCCGCGCCCACCTCTCCGATCTCGCCGCCGCGAGACACCACCGCTGCCGGAGCAGGCCACTCACGCGCCGCGTGCCGCAGTTCCTGCACGATCAGCGCCACCTCGTCCTCGCTGAGCGGCTGTCCGGGGTGTTGGCCCGCCGCCCGCTCTGGCAGCCGCACCTCGGCCCGCGTGAGCGCCACCTGAAGCTGACCCGGCAGATCGGGGTTCTCGCTCGGCTGGATGTCGGCCAGGGCGAGGCGGGTACTACTGGAACCGGGATTGACGACGTAGGCCAGCATAACGGCCCAGGCTAGCAGATCGGCGGCAGTTCGGGCGCAGTGTGGCACCCACAGCCCTGCTCACTCCCCTGTTTAAAGTTCCGTTGATTCGTCCTTAACGCCCCTCCCGTCCGCACCCCCGCCCGCGCTGCCAGAATGGGAAGTATGATTGCCCGTCAGACTGTTCTCATCACTGCTGCTGTCCTGGTCGGCCTCGGCCTGGGCGCGAGCGTCCTGCGCGGCTCGGTGCCCGTTTCGCAGGCCCAGACTACCGCTCAGCCCGCGTCTCAGCCGATCACGCCTGCGCTGAATGAAGCCTCGGCCCGCCTCCAGAACGAAGCCAACACCATCAGCATCGTCAAGAAGTACGAACCTGGCCTGGTGTATATCAGCACCGAGCAGACGGTGCAGGCCGATCCGTTCGGCAGCATGTTCGGCGGCGGCGGCTCGCAGGTGCAGCAGGGCGTGGGCTCGGGCTTTTTCGTGAACAAGGCGGGCGATATCCTGACCAATTTCCACGTGGTACAGGGCGCAGACAAGATCCAGATCCGCGTCTTCGGCAGCTCTCAGAGCTACGCCGCCACCGTCATCGGACGCGCCCCGCAGTACGATCTGGCGCTGATCCGGCCCACCAGCCTGCCCGCCAAATTCATCCAGCCGATTCCGCTGGGCAACTCGGATACGCTGGCTGTCGGACAGAAGGCCGTGGCGATGGGCGCTCCCTTCGGCCTGGATTTCAGCGTGACAGAGGGCATCGTGTCGGCCACCAACCGCCGCATTCCGATTGGCTTCAGCGTAAACGGGGGCAGCGAGGGCATTACCCAGAACGCCCTTCAGACTGACGCCGCCATCAACCCCGGCAACAGCGGCGGCCCCCTGCTGAACAGTGCCGGAGAGGTGATCGGCATCAATACCCAGATCATCAGCCCGGCCAGCAGCGGCGGCGAAGGGCAGAACGCGGGCGTGGGCTTCGCCATTCCCATCAATGCCGCCAAGAATCTGCTGCCGCGCCTTCAGAAAGCGGGCGGCAAGGCAGTGTACGCGCCCCGGCTGGGCATCTCGGCGGGGCTGCTGGCGTTGCAGGTAACCCAGAACGGGCAGCAGGCGATTCCGCTGGGTCTGGGATCGCTGACCCAGAGCGCCAAGGCCGAACTGAAACTGCCCGCGCAGGGCGTGGTGGTGGCGTCGGTCAGCAAAGACAGCCCCGCTGCCCGCGCCGGCATCGTGGGCGGAACCTCGACCCGGCAGTTTCAGGGTGGACAGATTTCGCTGGGCGGCGACGTGATCACCAAGATCAACGGGCAGGACGTGGACAGCCTGGAAGACCTTCAGGCGGGCCTGATCGACAAGAAGGTGGGCGACGGCGTGACCCTGACGCTGGTGCGGGGCGGCAAGACGCGCACGGCCAAGGTGATACTGGACGCGGCGGCCTTCCAGCAGGGCAACTGAACTTGCGGACCTCCCGAAGACCTGCGCTTCTGTCGGCAGCCTCGGGAGGCGTGCCACAATGCCCGACGTGACATCCGGACTTGAGCAGTACACGCCAGACTTTGCCTCCTCGGTCTGGACGGCCCTGCCCCCTGTTGCCCGGCAGCTGTTTTCACGCCTGCGTGAACTGTCTGGCTCACAGGCGCGGGTGGCCCTGGTGGGCGGCGCAGTGCGCGACGCGCTTCTGGGGGTCAACAGCGCTTCTCCCGACCTCGATTTCGTGGTGTGGGGACAGGACGTGCAGGCGCTGGCGACGGCTCTCGGGCTGCCGTTCGTGTGGCACCCGGTCTACGGCAACGCCACCCTGAGTCTGCCGGAAGGTTCGCACGTCGATCTGGTCAGCGCCCGCCGCGAAAGCTATGCGGCGGCGGGTGCGCCTCCCCAGCCGCTGCCCGGCACGCTGGAAGACGACCTGGCTCGCCGCGACTTCTCGGTAAATACGCTGGCCCTGGAACTTCTGCCAGACGAAGAAAAGCACCTGCTGGGCATGCCGGGCGCACTGGATGACCTGAAGCACCGAACGCTGCGCCCACTGCATGCGCTCAGCTTTCACGACGACGCCTCACGGCTGGTGCGCGGCGCACGGCTGGCGGCCCGCCTCGGACTGAACGCCCATCCCGAGTTGCTGGCACAGGTTCCGGCGGCGCTGGAGGTGGCCGAACACACGCCCCGCCTGTACGCCGAATTGAAGCTGATGTTGTACGAAGCCCGGCCCGGCAGCGCTGCCCGGTTCCTGACCGACTGGGGGGCTGGGACGCTGCTTCCAGAGACAGCAGTGGCGCTGTTGGAACGCCTGGACGCCCAGACCGATCCCGATCCGTTGCTGGCGGCGGCTCTGCTGCTGAGCACCGCCCCAGAGCCGGACGCACTGGCAACGCGCCTGAACCTGGGAGAACGCCCCGCCGCGCTGCTGGCCCGCGCCCACACTGACCGCCCGTACCCGGCCCACAGCCCGGAGTACCGACTGCGCGAGCTGCTGAACCTGACGCCGCCGTATGTGCCGCTTCAGGGCCGCGACCTGCTGTCCCTGGGCCTGAGCGCCGGGCCAGAGTTGGGCAGGGTGCTGGCGTGGCTGGCAGAGCAGCGGCGAAACGGGCGCTTTGCGTCGCGCCAGGACGAACTGGACGCCGTTCGGGAGCACCTGGGGAAGGGCGGCTGATGTTCGGCCCCATTACCCTGATCGCCCGCGATCCGCTGGTGCTGTTGCTGCTGGCGCTGGGGGTACTGGGAGGAGTGGCACTGCATAACATCGGTCAGGCGTGGCTGGCCCGCTGGCTGCACGATTCGGCGGCCCGCGACGCTGGCTTCACCTCGCCGGAACCCGCCGTCCATTTCTCGCTGGCGTCTGTGGCGCTGTATCTGCTGCTGGGGCTGGCCCTGCCGCGCACGGTGCCGCTGAGTCCGGCGCTGCGTGGCTGGCGCGGTCTGCTGACACTGCTGTCGGGGCCGCTGCTGCTGCTGCTGACGGCGTTGCTCCTGCTGCTGCTTCAGCGGCTGCAACAGCTCACGCTCAGCGGCTTCGATGCACTGGGGCTGGCGCTGGGCCGCGCCGGGTATACCCTGGCTCAGCACGCGGTCTTCTTCTGCATGCCGCTGCCCGATCTGGACGTGGGCCGCGCTCTGGCACTGTCCGGGCCGCGTGCGCTGAAACAGGCGATGGGAACACTCAGTGGAGCCGGTCGGCTGCTGGCATACATTCTCTGGCTGCTGCTGGCCCTGTCGGGGGCGCTCACGCTGGCTGCCGATCCGCTGTGGCATGGTCTGAACGTCGTGGTGGGCTGGCTGCCATAAGCGCCAGAGTGTCCGGGCGCAGGCAGACGCGTCGGGGCCATTGGCTCAGGGCCAGCCGCTAGACTGCCGGGCATGGGTCTTCTTAGCCTGCTGTCCAGCAATCCAGCCGCATTTGTCATCATTGCCGTTGCGCTGATACTTTCACTCACCGTCCACGAGTTCGCCCACGCCTTCGTCGCCGACCGTCTGGGCGACCCCACACCGCGCCGCGCCGGACGGGTCACCCTCAACCCGCTGGCCCACCTCGACCCTTTCGGCGCACTGCTGCTGCTGGTCGCGGGCTTCGGCTTCGCAAAGCCGGTGCCGATCAATCCAAACAATCTGGGCCGCTGGGGCAGCCTGTGGGTCTCGGCGGCTGGCCCGATCAGCAACATCCTGATTGCCATTCTCGCCGCCCTTCTCCTGAAATTCCTGCCTCACAGCAATCTCAGTGATACCGTCCTTATCACGGTGCTGGGCATCAACATCGTGCTGGCGATCTTCAATCTGTTGCCGATTCCCCTGCTCGACGGCAGCCGCATTCTGGCGGCCATCTTTCCCCGCACACTTGGCCGCGCTCTGCTGGAATTCGAAATGCAGCCGTACAGCTTTATCCTGGTCATGGTCATCATCTATTTCGGACGCAATCAGATAGGCGGCATCATCAACGGTGTAGAAGACTGGGTTCTGACGATCTTCGGCATCGCCTGATTCAAACGAATCTCCAAGAAGTAAGGAAGCGGGCCAGTTGCTATGACTGGCCCGCTTCCTTCTTCTTTCCTCTTCCCCCTTTACCGCAGGGTGAACATCATGGCGACGTGTGCCCCGGTGCCGCCCAACACGAACAGGTGCCAGACCTCGTGAAAGCCCCAGTTGCGCGGAAAGCTACGTCCGCCCGCGAACGGACTCCAGCGCTTGGTGGCGTACACCACCGCGCCCAGCGTGTACAGTGCGCCGCCCACACCCAGCCAGATCATCGCGGCGGTGGGCAGCGTGCGGGCAAGCTGCGGCACGAAGGCCAACGCCATCCAGCCCATAGCCACGTACAGCAGTGTGCTGATCCAGCGCGGCAGCCGCATGGTCAGCATTTTCAACAGAATGCCGCTGATGGCGATGCCCCAGATGACCCACAGCACCACGCTCTGCCACACGCCGCTCAGGCCCAAGTAGGCAAGCGGGGTATAGCTTCCGGCGATCAGCAGAAAGATGGCGCTGTGGTCGAGCTTCCGGAGCCACAGCATCGCCCGCTCATTCACCCGCAGGCTGTGATACGTGGCCGACGAGGCATACAGCGCCGCCATGCTCACCCCGAAGACGACAAAGGGCCACAGCGGCAGATGGTGCTCGTGCGCCCACACCAGCAGGCCCGCCAGCACCGGGAACGCCAGCAGCGCCCCTGCCCAGTGCGTCAGGCTGTTGACCGGTTCACGGAGGCGGGCAGGAAACTGGCGAAGCCGTAGGCGCGTCATGCTTGTAGTGTACGCTTTCGCAGCAAGGGAAGTGACAGATTGTCAGGAAGGGTGTGGCCTGTGACTTGTAGCTGGTGGAAAAAGCCCAACCACCTTGCCGCTCTCTCGGATTCCCGGATGTTCCTACACGCTACAAGCCACGCGCCACACGCTTACTTGCTGTAATTCGGCGCTTCCTGGGTGATGGTTACGTCGTGCGGGTGGCTCTCGATCAGGCTCGCCCCGGTGATCCGCACGAACTGGGCGTCCCGTTTCAGGTTCGCCAGATCTGCCGCGCCGCAGTAGCCCATGCTGCTTCTCAGGCCGCCCACGAACTGATAGATGACCTCGCCCGCCGTGCCCTTGTAAGCCACGATGCCCTCGATACCCTCGGGCACGAATTTGCGGCTGCCACCCTGGAAGTACCGGTCTGCCGATCCCTGATCCATCGCGCCCAGGCTGCCCATGCCCCGGTAACTCTTGTAGCGCCGCCCGTCTCGGAGAACCAGATCGCCGGGAGCCTCGTCGGTGCCCGCCAGCATGCTGCCCATCATCACGGCACTCGCGCCCGCTGCGATGGCCTTGGGCACGTCGCCGGTCTGCTTGATACCGCCGTCGGCAATCACCGGAATGCCGTATGCGTTGGCGGCTTCACACGCCTCGAAGATGGCCGTAATCTGCGGCACACCCACGCCCGTGACCACGCGGGTGGTGCAGATACTCCCCGGCCCGATGCCGACCTTCACCGCGTCGGCTCCAGCCTCGATCAAGGCTTTCGCACCTTCGCGGGTCGCCACATTACCCGCGATCACGTCCACGTCGAAGGCCTGCTTCACCTGAAACACCGCGTTCAGAATGCCCGCCGAGTGGCCGTGGGCGCTGTCGAGCACGAGCACATCCACGCCTGCCGCCGTCAGGGCCGCTGCCCGCTCCATCAGATCGGCACTCACGCCGATGGCCGCCGCGACTCGCAGCCGCCCCAGTTCGTCTTTGGCAGCGTTGGGGTACTTCACGCGCTTGGTCAGGTCTTTGATGGTGATCAGACCCTTCAGGCGGCGCTGGTCATCGACTACCAGCAGTTTCTCGATGCGGGTGCGCTTGAAGATCTCCTGCGCCTCGTCGAGAGTGGTACCCACCGGAACCGTGACCAGGTCTTCACGGGTCATCACTTCCGAGACCGGGCGGCTCAGATCATCGACAAAACGCATATCGCGGTTGGTGATGATGCCTTCCAGCGTGCCGTCCGGGCCAGTGATCGGCACGCCGCTGATCTTGTATTCGGCCATCAAGGCGTCGGCCTCGCGCACGGTGGCAGTGTGCGGCAGCGTGATCGGGTCAACGATCATGCCGCTTTCACTGCGCTTGACCTTGCGAACCATCTCGGCCTGTGCCTCGACGCTCATATTCTTGTGAATGACACCAATACCGCCCTCGCGGGCCATCGCCACCGCCATCGCGGTTTCGGTCACGGTATCCATCGCCGCCGACAGAAAGGGAATGCTCAGCCGAATACGGCGGGTCAGTTGAGTGCCCACATCGACCTGATGCGGCAACACCTGCGAGTGGCGCGGCAGCAGCAACACGTCGTCGAAGGTGATCCCGTCTCGGCCAAACTTGTAAGCGTAGCGGTCCTGCGCCTCGTTAGGGGCGGTGTGTGCGTCCAGTACAGCGTGTTCTGACATACTCTGCGTCCTCCGGGGCGCTGGCCAGCAGCCCTGCCGACCACGCCCGATGAGCGCCAGCATAGCAGGGGGACTGCGTCTGTCTGGAAACATACACGACACTCGGCCCCAACCCCGCGTCTGAACGGACGCTGAAAACTGCGGCATGTGCACGCCAGACTTGCACACGCTCAGAACACGTGGTACTCTCCTGTTCGCCTGATCAAGCCACCCGGCCACAGGCGCAGTACGTGGGGCCATAGCTCAGCTGGGAGAGCGCGTCGTTCGCAATGACGAGGTCAGCGGTTCGATCCCGCTTGGCTCCACCAAATCAAACCTGCCCGCCTCGTGCGGGCTTTTTTGTTGTCTGTCCCCACGAGGCGGGCAGCGCACAACGGAATTGCAGGAAAGCATGGCATTCCCAAAAAAGAAAAGAGGAACCTTTCGGCTCCCCTCTCCTTTCTACTTTATCAACAGGCTGACGCTGGTTTAGCGGCGGCGCTCGTCGTCACGGGGACGGAACTCGCGGTCGCTGAAATCGCTGCGGGGACGGCTGGTGCCGCTGTCACGTGCACCTTCACGGCTGCCACTGCCACCGAAGCGCCCACGTCCACCCTGGCTGCCGCCGCCGCCCTGGTTGCCGTAGCTGCGCCCGCCCTGATACCCGCCCCGGCTGCCGCCGTCACGGCTGCCAAAGCTGCGGCTGCCTTCGCGCTCACGCGGCTCCTGAAGTTCGGGCAGTTCGTCGGGAATGGTCACGGTCACTTCACCGTCGAGCGGCGACAGCTTCAGCAGCTTCTGAGCGACCTCGGTCGGCACGTCGGCCACAGCACCGATTCCGTTGGTAGTCAGGCGCACCTTGCCCAGCGAGCGGCTCTCGATGTTGGTGCTGCGAGAAATCAGGGCCACTGCACGCGGCACGCCCATCCGTCCGCCTTCCAGCATCACGGCCACGACGTTCTCTTCACCGCTCAGCAGGCTGACGCTGCGGGTGGGCTGCGTCGCACCGTTGATGCGGGCCAGGGCACGCGACAGCGCCTCGATGCCCAGTTCGCTGAACAGACGCTCGGCCTCGGAGCGGAACGGTTCGGCAAATTCGGTGCCGACAGCCCGCACTTCGTTGGCAGCGGTCTGCGCTCCGGCCTCACGCACTTCCTTGGCAGTGGGGTGAGCGCGTTCCTTGAAGTGCACGCCCGTCGCGTGCTCCAGGTTCCTCAGTTCGCGCTGCTCACGGTCGCCGAAGAGCACGATGGCGGTGCCGGTGCGGCCAGCACGGCCAGTACGGCCCGAACGGTGCACGTAGCTCTCGGGGTCCTGCGGCAGGTGGTACTGCACCACCAGATCGACCTCGGGAATGTCCAGTCCGCGTGCTGCCACGTCGGTGGCGACCAGCACGCGCACACGACCGCTGCGGAAGGCTCCCAGGGCGCGTTCACGCTGGCTTTGGGCGAGGTCGCCGTGCAGCGCCTCGGCTTCGATGCCGCGGTGGATCAGTTCGAGGGCCAGTTCGTCGACCTCGCGCTTGGTGCGGGTGAAGATGATGGCCCGCTCGGGGTTGTACACCGTCAGCAGGTCGGCCAGCAGGCGGGTACGGGTGCGCCCGGCACGAATCTTGAGGTGCTCGACGCTGGTGGCGGCCTGCATCCGGCTGTCACCGACCAGATCGACGGTCAGCGGGTTGTCGAGGTAGTTGCGGGCGAGGCGGGCCAGTCCATCGGGGATGGTGGCGCTGAAGAGCATCGTCTGGCGCTCTTTGGGCGTGCTGCTCAGGATGCTTTCGATGGCGTCGGCGAAGCCCACGCTCAGCATCTCGTCGGCCTCGTCCAGCACCGCGAACTGCACATTCTCCAGCGACAGGTTGCCGCGCTCGATGTGATCCATGATGCGTCCGGGCGTACCGACGACCACGTCAACGCCGCGCTGAAGGGCCTTCTCCTGCGGGCCATACGCAGCGCCGCCGTAGATGGTGAGGGTTTCGATGGCGGGGCCGCTCTTCGAGAACTCTTCGGACACCTGCTTGGCAAGCTCGCGGGTCGGGGCCATAACGATGGCACGCGGCAGACGGCCCCGGTCACGGCTGGGCGTCAGCTTGCTGAGGATCGGCAGAGCAAACGCCAGCGTCTTGCCGGTGCCGGTGCGGGCGCGTCCGATGAGGTCGCGGCCCTGGAGGGTGAAGGGGAGCGTCTGCTCCTGGATGGGAGACGCTTCGAGGATGCCGCGCTCGGCGAGCAAAGCGGCCAGTTCTGGGCTAACCAGTTCAGTAAACTGCATGTGATGTCCTTTCCGGGGGTACGTCCGGCGAACACCACGCTGCCTGACTCACCGCTGCTCTCACATCTCAGTTGCACCTAATGACGAGTTGCACTGACGTGACGAAGAGCCGAACTTCCCCCAAGTCGCGCTGGCTATCAGCGGGCGCGATGGTTACGCGGCCTGAAATTCTTTCCGGGCCGACAACAGTTATAGAGTATACACGGATAGTTGCGAAAGTGCCACTGCTCAGGCCAGGACGCTGTGCGCTTTGATGTTGGCGCTGTGTTTGGCCTGCGTCTGCCTGCCAAGAAACTCAGGGAACAGCAGCACAGAAAACAGGCGACCATGCCGAGCGGGTCGCCTGTTCTGATGAAGGGATGAAGGCAGCCGGTTTACTGCGCCAACATTTCCAGCGGCTGAGTGGCTGTTGCAGCCGGGTCGTGCAGGTGGGCACGTGCCCAGGCGTCGATGGCGTCGATCACCGACTGCAGTTCGCGCCCGGCCTCGGTGAGGCTGTAGATGCTGCGGGCCAGCTTGCCCGTTACCTCGGCGTCGGTGGCCTTGCTGATGATACCCAGCAGTTCGAGCTGTTCCAGGCGCTGCGTGAGGGTGGCGCTGTTGCAACCGCCGACCAGACGTGACAGTTCATTGAAGCCCCGGTCTCCGGTCAGCAGCGCCCGCACAATGTGCAGCACCCACTTCTCCTGCAACACCCCGATAGCCTGGTAAACCGGGCAGAACGTGGTGGCATGTTGATTCATGCGCTCAGTATAGGACCTTCGATCAGGGGAATTCTAGTACTTGTCACAGTGCTTGACTTTTTAAACTACTTCATCTAACCTCTGGGCATGACCGCAACCACCACCAAAACATTGACCGTTCAGGAAGCCATCGAGACCCGCGTCAGCATTCGCAAGTTCGTTCAGGAGCCGATGGACCAGAACGACCTGCACGAGATTCTGCGCCTGGCGACCCTGGCCCCCACCGCCAACAACGTGCAGCCGACCCGCTTCGCCGTGATCCAGAACAAGGAACTTCAGCAGAAGTTGCAGGAAGTCAGCTACAACCAGAGCCAGATCACCAGTGCCCCGGCTGTCATTGTCGTGTACAGCGATTTCGAGGATGTCCTTGAGAACGTCGAGCAGAACTTTCCCGCCAGCATGGGCGAAGAGCAGATTCAGAGCCGCGCCGCTGCCCTGCGTCAGCAGTTCGGCCAGCAGGACGTGGCGCAGCGCGGCCAGTGGGCACTCAGCCAGGCCAACATCACCTTCGGCTTCCTGATGGTGGCGGCACGCGGCAAGGGCTACGACACCGTGCCGATGCTCGGCTTCCAGCCCGAAAAGGTGCGCGAGCTGCTGGGCCTGCCCGAGCACGTGCAGTTCGCGGGCCTGCTGCCCATCGGCAAGCGTGCCGAGGAAGGCTTCCCGCACCACCGCCACAGCATCGAGCGCGTCACCAAGTTCTACTAAACGCAGCCAATCACCGCAGCCAAGCAGTCACCAGATAACACGAAAGAGCGGCCCGGAAGAAATTCCTGGGCCGCTTTTTCGTGGCGTGTCGTCTGCGGAAGAAGCACGCCTGATAGCGACTGGCGTCCAATTTCCGGAGCGACGGAACAGCAGCGGCGCGGGATTCACAGCGGTTTCCGGATGCCTGCTAGCCCAGAGGCTGTGTCTCCGGCCCGAAGTCGGTCATCACCCGGTTTTTTCCTTCTGCCTTGGCACGGTACATCAGTGTATCGGCGCGTGCGATGGCTGTTCCCTGTGTGTCGTCCGGACGCAGTCTGGTGGCTCCGATGCTCACGGTGACGTGTTGGCCCGCCACATCGAGCGCCTCGATTCCCTCACGGACGCGGCGCAGATCGGTGAGCAACGCGGCGGCATCTTCGGCCAGCATCAGAAACTCCTCGCCGCCCCAGCGCCCGATCAGCGATGTGGGAGCCGCCTCTTTCATGGTCTGCGCCACGCCCTGCAAGACCTGATCGCCGACGTTATGACCCAGCCGATCATTGATGCGCTTGAAATCGTCGATATCGAGCAGCGCCAGACACATGGGCTGCTGCGCCGACAGAGCATATTCCAGAGACGCATACAGCGCGTGGCGGTTGGCGATCTGGGTCAGCGAATCGGTGTAAGCGAGCTTTTCTATCGTCTGGGCATACGTCAATACGGCGGCGTGTCGGTACTGATACAGGCTCAGCATGACCAGCAGGATCAGGGCAATCACGACCAGGAGTTCGACATACAGCTCTATTCCCAGCTTGTCTGGCCCCAGGAAGCGGACCACCAGCACAATCGTCAGAACCAGATGCAGCACATACATCCCGACGATCATGGTGATGGCGGGCCGCCGTTCAAAGACGATCAGCAGGATCGAGGCCGCCAGCAGCACCACCGGAGCCAGAAATTGCAGATAGATCGGCTGAAAATCGCCCGGCGAGAGCAGTCCCAGATGCACCATCAGAACGTAGATGATGGATGTCCACCCGGCAATATGTTCTACGAGGCGAAAGTAATTGCGGCGCAACAGATACAGACACAGAACGCAGGCAAAGACCGTGAAAGGCTGCGTGTAATTCAGAAAGTGCAGGATCAGGGTATTGCCCGAACCGTACCAGCTTAACGTCAGCCCAACGATGATAGCGAACAGGACGATGTTGTAGATGCTGCGTTTTTCTGGATTCACGTCCCTCCTGGGCGTTTACTGACAATTCGCCCACTTCATCTTGGCCTATCGGGGCCACTGAATGAAGGCAGGCCTGTCTGCGCGGGTGTCACCGCACACAGAACACATCTGGGGCCACAAAACACGGCAACCCGTGCCTTCTGCCGGTCACGG
Above is a genomic segment from Deinococcus ruber containing:
- a CDS encoding nitroreductase family protein, which produces MTATTTKTLTVQEAIETRVSIRKFVQEPMDQNDLHEILRLATLAPTANNVQPTRFAVIQNKELQQKLQEVSYNQSQITSAPAVIVVYSDFEDVLENVEQNFPASMGEEQIQSRAAALRQQFGQQDVAQRGQWALSQANITFGFLMVAARGKGYDTVPMLGFQPEKVRELLGLPEHVQFAGLLPIGKRAEEGFPHHRHSIERVTKFY
- a CDS encoding winged helix-turn-helix transcriptional regulator encodes the protein MNQHATTFCPVYQAIGVLQEKWVLHIVRALLTGDRGFNELSRLVGGCNSATLTQRLEQLELLGIISKATDAEVTGKLARSIYSLTEAGRELQSVIDAIDAWARAHLHDPAATATQPLEMLAQ
- a CDS encoding DEAD/DEAH box helicase; amino-acid sequence: MQFTELVSPELAALLAERGILEASPIQEQTLPFTLQGRDLIGRARTGTGKTLAFALPILSKLTPSRDRGRLPRAIVMAPTRELAKQVSEEFSKSGPAIETLTIYGGAAYGPQEKALQRGVDVVVGTPGRIMDHIERGNLSLENVQFAVLDEADEMLSVGFADAIESILSSTPKERQTMLFSATIPDGLARLARNYLDNPLTVDLVGDSRMQAATSVEHLKIRAGRTRTRLLADLLTVYNPERAIIFTRTKREVDELALELIHRGIEAEALHGDLAQSQRERALGAFRSGRVRVLVATDVAARGLDIPEVDLVVQYHLPQDPESYVHRSGRTGRAGRTGTAIVLFGDREQRELRNLEHATGVHFKERAHPTAKEVREAGAQTAANEVRAVGTEFAEPFRSEAERLFSELGIEALSRALARINGATQPTRSVSLLSGEENVVAVMLEGGRMGVPRAVALISRSTNIESRSLGKVRLTTNGIGAVADVPTEVAQKLLKLSPLDGEVTVTIPDELPELQEPREREGSRSFGSRDGGSRGGYQGGRSYGNQGGGGSQGGRGRFGGSGSREGARDSGTSRPRSDFSDREFRPRDDERRR
- a CDS encoding GGDEF domain-containing protein, coding for MNPEKRSIYNIVLFAIIVGLTLSWYGSGNTLILHFLNYTQPFTVFACVLCLYLLRRNYFRLVEHIAGWTSIIYVLMVHLGLLSPGDFQPIYLQFLAPVVLLAASILLIVFERRPAITMIVGMYVLHLVLTIVLVVRFLGPDKLGIELYVELLVVIALILLVMLSLYQYRHAAVLTYAQTIEKLAYTDSLTQIANRHALYASLEYALSAQQPMCLALLDIDDFKRINDRLGHNVGDQVLQGVAQTMKEAAPTSLIGRWGGEEFLMLAEDAAALLTDLRRVREGIEALDVAGQHVTVSIGATRLRPDDTQGTAIARADTLMYRAKAEGKNRVMTDFGPETQPLG